One genomic segment of Gossypium arboreum isolate Shixiya-1 chromosome 3, ASM2569848v2, whole genome shotgun sequence includes these proteins:
- the LOC108479952 gene encoding ycf3-interacting protein 1, chloroplastic yields the protein MGILQASQVPFASTCSSSSSCPPVAPKSLSACKSLAMNVKLSKVCSSTSLRLRKIGGGVVGVGKEGVQPVRIDEDDDGHDTSLSATAQPEEDEDLQCVRQIQRVLQLLRKNRDMLFSEVKLTVMIEDPREVERRRLLGIEDPDAPTRDDLVEALEQVNEGKIPTNRVALRMLAEEMTNWPNIEVEASKKQRSKSLYARATDTGIDPKEVAKRLNIDWDSAAEIEDVGISDETEVPSAVGYGALYLVTAF from the exons ATGGGGATTTTGCAAGCGTCCCAAGTGCCTTTTGCATCGACTTGTTCATCTTCGTCTTCTTGTCCCCCTGTTGCACCTAAAAGCTTATCCGCATGCAAATCATTGGCTATGAATGTCAAGTTGAGCAAAGTATGCAGTTCGACGAGTCTGCGACTGCGTAAGATTGGTGGTGGAGTTGTTGGGGTCGGTAAGGAAGGCGTACAACCAGTGCGCATTGATGAGGATGATGATGGTCATGATACTTCTTTATCAGCAACCGCCCAACCGGAGGAAGATGAGGACCTCCAATGCGTTCGCCAAATCCAAAGA GTTCTACAACTTCTCAGGAAAAACCGAGACATGTTATTCAGTGAG GTTAAACTGACCGTGATGATAGAGGATCCTAGAGAAGTCGAGAGAAGGAGGTTGCTTGGCATTGAGGATCCTGATGCCCCTACCAGGGATGATCTCGTCGAAGCTCTGGAACAA GTCAATGAAGGGAAGATCCCCACTAATCGTGTTGCTCTCAGGATGCTGGCTGAGGAAATGACCAACTGGCCTAATATAGAG GTTGAAGCATCGAAGAAACAACGTAGCAAATCCCTTTATGCAAGGGCGACAGACACTGGCATTGATCCTAAAGAGGTTGCTAAGAGACTAAATATTGATTGGGATTCTGCTGCTGAAATCGAAGATGTTGGAATCAGTGATGAAACAGAAGTCCCTTCTGCAGTG GGTTATGGGGCACTATACTTGGTCACAGCTTTT